GGTCTCGAAAGACCTCATGTGCTCCGACAGTCACGTACATCTGGCTCAAGACAGATGCCATTCCGACTAAACTGGACTTGTCCCTATCCAGTGGGAATGCTGAGATAGCGGATTTGGCGTCAGGGCCTAGCAGTTCCTTGGTAAATGCTGCAATGCCAGGTATTGGAAGCATATCGATAGCGGAATTCTCCCTGAATGATGCATCGTCGGTGGACTGGGCCACCCATGGAGAAACCAGAAAGGCGCCTGCGAGGGGCTTGGTCAACACTATTTCTGGGATTGTTGGTTGGGGTTGAAGGAGATGACAGAGTAACTGGGCTGTCAGTTGTCCGCCGGCAGAGTCTCCTCCAATTACAATGTCCTGAGGTTGAATCCCTTTGTGTAGAAGATGAGCCAGTCCGCTTGCTGCTTGGCGGAGCTGCACTGGGTATCTCGCCTCGGGAATCAAGGTGTACTCAAGAACAACCACTGCGACTTCAACACCCTTTTCAATCCCCGCAAGGACATATGCTCGCCAGCACCAGTCCAAATGTCCCGTCGTCATGGGGGCCGCGAAGCCACCGCCATGAAAGAACAGGACAACCTTCTTTGCCTGCTTTCGATCTCCGATCCAAAGTAGCGACGACTTTCCGTCTTCCAGAACCTCTCGGTCATATACAAGTCTTGTGACATATTGCTGATGCCCGAACTTCTTCGCTTCCTTACTTCGCTGTTGTATCCATTTTTTGTGTGTCTCTCGAGTTGATAGCGACAAGTACTGAATTTGTCGAGGCGAGAATCCAAGAGCCACTTTTATAACGGCGCAAACGAGGAAAAAGCGTGATGGGAGACCTCTTCGTCTCGTGATGAGGATGGACCgtattatataagtaagagCGAGGGGAGCTTTTAAGAACGGATATGTCAGCTACTTGCACTGTGACTAGGAGACTGTCATTACTGTACCGGCGTACGATAGACGTAGAGCtagcttgagcttctcccACTTTGAGAATGGAAGAGTCATGGCTTATGGCAATACGGTATTACACAGGTTGACTGAGTCGAGGTTAAGTACTCTTTCAGCCCTAGATTGTATGTGCAGACTGAACGGGGTTGTGGCACATGGTCTAGTATTTGTGTCGCTCCGGTAGCCCATACCGAGGAAATCCCCATGGGGTATTGGGGCCCCAGAATCCAGACCTCGGCATGGCATGGGCCTTGATTTGACGATACTAGGACACTGGGCATGACGGAACCCAAGTTCGAGTTAAACCCCACTAACAACAAGCCTCATTACGGAATGGTGCCGTCGGTATTGACGGAAGCACTCCGCTTTTTGGCAAGGCTCTAATCATTGGCTCGTAGCTTGAGGGTTGGACAGCTGGCCTATCCATCGATATTTTGGGACTAGCTTGCGAAGATCTGCGGAAGCAATTGCATCTGACAGGATCTGCCTCGTGTCAAAACATCAAGATTCTATCCCTGGATTTGGCTACGCGCCGGTCTATGCAAAACGTAACTGGTAATAAGCACGAGCTTACATGAAATAAATATCCAATTTCTTATAGAATTGACCAACACTTGATCTGGGAAACTGTGTTCGTCTCAACAACGCGGGTTCGGGTCCGTTCCGGTTCTCATCGATCTACGTCGGAACGGTTCCTGCAATGAGCTAACGACGTAGGTTAGTGTCCAATCAATACGAATAATGAGGGGTAAACCTGGGGTTAGCCTCTACCCCAGACTAGCATGTGATGTCTCTGGCCACCGAGGAGCTTAAAGATGTCTGTCGCCTTGTCCTGGGACCTGTAAGTGCCAGACCCTCGCATTTCACTCTTCCCGAAGACCGAGTAACACATAGATCCTCACAATGACGGACCGTACTTCGATTGGCCTTCCAACAGGCCCCAGCTCAGGGCCTCTTACAGATGCACAATGGCAAGTCATGATGGCTATTATGGACACCATCATTGCTCCTTGTCCTGAAAGCGCGATACCTGCTGGCCAGAAGAGTGCTCTACTCACCAACTGCGATGGCTCTACACTCAGGGCCTTTCTCGACGAAAAGCCTTCCAATATGCCACTATTCCAGGAAATCTTGAAGCGTCTGCTAGCTAATCTCCATGCTGACAAACTGTCTGCCATTGGTACAATATGCTCACTTCTCGGGTAAGTCCGCTGTGCTCCTAACATACCTGCAACCTGGTTGCTAATATCGCGACATGGCAGAAATCGAGCTGGTGTCCTCCCTCTCACTGGTTACTTCACATTGTTTTGTAATCTGTCTATTCAAGACCGAACATTAGTGCTGAATTCTTGGCAAACGAGCTCTCTAGCTACCTTTCGTGTCCTCTTCAAACAACTGTCAATCATTGGCAAGCATGTTTACCTCCGATCAAGTACGCTTTTTAATGAAGTCGTTGGCTTCCCAACTACTCCCATTGGATGGCACCCGGTCGAATCATACCCCTTTGAGTTCATGCAGTTCAACGACTCAGAAACCCCAGTTCAACTCGATACAGATGTTGTCATTGTGGGCTCGGGATGTGGTGCAGGAGTCGTCGCAAGAACTATGGCCATGGCAGGCTATCGCGTCTTGGTCGTGGATAAAGGACATCATTACGAAACCTCCTCGCTGCCTCTCGATCAAAGTGCAGGATACTTCCACCTTTTCGAGCAGGGAGGGCTCGTATCTTCAGAGGACGGCTCTATTTCTACACTTGCAGGGTCATGCTTTGGTGGAGGCGGAACGGTCAACTGGAGCGCGTGTTTACAGCCCCAGAACACAGTCCGCGATGAATGGGCAGACCAACGaggtcttggcttcttcaaatCAGCCAAGTTCCAAGAACATCTTGACTCAGTCTGTGAGCGTATGGGCGTCAGCAACGAGCCCATCAATCATAACCACGGCAACTCTGTCTTGCTGGAAGGTGGGCGAAGACTTGGGTACAGCGCTAAACAGGTCCCGCAGAACACGGGCCATGGCGAGCATCAGGATGGATACTGCTCCATGGGTTGCTGGAAGGGGCAGAAGCAAGGACCTGTCAATGGTTGGCTACCAGATGCCGCCAGGTGCGGAGCCAAGTTCATATCAGGCTTTTACGTCAACAGGGTCCTTTTTAAGAAGCATGGTGGCAAGAAAGTCGCTTCTGGTGTGACTGGGACTTGGAGACCAAAAGACGGCTCGGATACCTCGGCCAGAACGGTGACGATCAACGCGAAGAGGGTTGTTGTTTCAGCTGGTAGTCTGTGTAGCCcgatcatcttgaagaacagTGGGCTCAAGGTAAGCAACCAAGGTTCATTTTGAATGCGGAAGTAGAATTTGCTAATATGTCAGTATAGAACAAGCATATTGGACGGAACCTCCATCTACACCCAACATCATTCGTATCAGCAATCTTTGAACAGGAGACCCGGCCATGGGAAGGTATGTCACCACTTTCGAGCCTTCGCTATTGTAGCAGGTTGGGTGTTAACATATGGTAGGCGGAATTCTCACGTCTGTGGTTTCGAGCTTCGACAACATCGACGGACATGGTCACGGCGTGAGGCTTGAGCGTCCCTCAATGATGGTAGGTCTCCCCAATGACCAATATTTAAAGCAAAACTGACCGTGTGACAGCCTTCCATGTGTCTCACATGGTGTAACTGGACATCAGGGCCTGAATATAAAGCCATGATAACCAAGTACAGGCACATGGAAGCATACATTGCTATCACTCGAGATCGTGACAGTGGCCAGATCACAGCAGACTCCATAAATGGCACACCTCGTTTAGTTTATACTCCCTCCAAGTTCGACGCCAATAACAATTTGAAGGGTATGCTTGGCTTGGCAAAGATTCTCTATGTACAAGGTGCCTTGGAGATCCATCCTATCCTTCCCGGCCTTGAGCCATTTATCCGTGAGCCAGAGACTTTGACGAATGGTGTCGATAGCTCGTCAGGGGCCACAGATGCGAAGTTTTCGCAGTGGCTGAAGAAAATGGAAGCTCATGGGAACAAGACACCAGATACACCTTATGGATCTGCTCATCAGATGGGCACCTGCCGAATGAGCACCAAGGAATCTGACGGTGTTGTGGACGATTTTGGAAGGGTTTGGGGCTGTGAGAATCTGATTGTTGCGGATGCGAGTGTCTTTCCGAGTGCGAGTGGTGTCAACCCTATGGTCACTACCATGGCGATCTGTGAGCACATTAGCTCGGCCCTGGCAAAGGATTTGGCTACGGATATTCAGGAGCGCCCTAGATTGTAGGCAACTAGTACCTTGAATACGTTGCTTGTTATGTAATAGGCGCTAGGGTTGGTTCTGCATACAAATATAGTTCTCAATGTTGCTATCATGGACGCTTGGAGAAAGTGATTAACCACGGATGCACAAATAACGAAGCCAGCGATGTGTAGAATGAACCGAGAAGTCTacttctcttcagctatccCCCCAAGTTCGCTGCCTCCCAATATGGAAAGACGATCGCATCAGGATCAAGGGGGAAACATGTTGTCAAAGCGTTCTGCAGAGATAAATCACCTTCCAAGAGTATATCCAGCAGCCCATGCCTTTGGTTTTCTTGCGAGTATGCGGTCGATTCGTCTTCCACTATGAAGTGTTAGTCGGAATATCCATATTAGACTGGCCTGTTAAGTACTGACCTTGTTGCCTTCCTGTAATAGTTTGGTGCATCTTGGTAAGTAGATTGAAGGATTTGCGAATGGACAAGCTGAACGAAGAGATGACCTCCAAGACTGAGTGGCATTTGTTCGATGCCTCAATTACGCTCGATTGATCCAGTGTGGCCCATAAGGAGGGACAGAGACGGCATGTCATAAGCACTAGGCTGGCCGTGCAAGTATCTGCAAAACCTTGATTAGTTTGTGCCTGCATGCATGTCTCAACAGAATACTGACATAAGCTGTTCCACCACCATGCTTCGGCGGTTTCTGTACGAAAGGTTCCGTGCACGAGATTGATGAGCTGGATTGAAGAGCGTACACATGCTCTAGCGCCATCATGCTTGAAGGATGAGTGTAAGTCATCACTGGCGTCCCGAGAAGTATTCAGAGCTAGGAGCTGACTTAAAATTGGGCGGTACAGCATCACCTGTAGATAAGTAAAGCTGATGCCGATTAGCAAGGATATCTAGGAAGGCAAGTATCCAACTTGTCGGAGATCTCACCGTGACTGCAACACATTTCTTTGAATAGCGAGAACCGTAAACTCGTGTGGTGGAATTGTCTCTCTAGCTATAGGTTCATGCCAGGAGAGAAAGCTTGGGAGTCCAAGCTCGAAAACCCGAAGCTTCCCTTGTAGCTCGGCAAAGACGTCCATGCTCTGACCATTGCTATCTGTGTGAGAAACAGCACCATGATCGTCGTGAGGCAGTTTGTATTGCCAAGGCCTGTACACTGTTGACAGCATACTATCTAGAATGATGCTCAGACGAACGGTCTCGATCTGAAACTGCAATTTGACCTGCTCAATATCCTCTGTGTTTTGAAAGTTATGGACAGTCCTTTCTGGCAAAACAAGGGTAGAGATATTGGTGATCATCGTCGGTCGACCGAAAGTCATGCTAACCAGCCTACAGCCATTAGTGAACATAAGAGAAGGATACAATTGAACTCTTACGTATCTAGCACAATACAGCCGTGCCATGTCCGCCGTCTGATGCGCTGTACTCGCGACTCTTGCTGGTTATACGGCGGTAAACTATGCAGGCCCAAACCCTGCGCCACTCGACAAGCTAACCCTGTAGTATTCCAGCAGCGATCTGGGAATGAAGTACCTTGAAGGACCAAAGCAACCAGCACAAGAGTCTGCACTACGCTCAGATCATTTATGTCCAGGAGTTCAAGGTTAACCTTATCCTTGGCTCGGCTGAAGAAGACTTCATAAGCCTTCGTCTTGGCTGCCGTGGAAAGGTTTGAGAAGATGCACCCTAACGCAAAGATAGCGTtcagagaagagaaaaaagcAACAGTGGTGGCATCTTCACCTAACCCTAGGTTCCGGTACTCGCCTGGACATGCAGTTTGCCCGCTCGGCAACCAAAGCGAGTTGTAGCCATGCTCAAAAGCTTGCTTATCAAACACGGGGTAGATCCAGTAGATGCGCTCGAAGTATCTCTCTACAAGGTGATCTGCGAGGCGGCGTGGAGGAAGAGCAAACTTGTCGACATCGCCAAAAAGAGGTGTAGGCTGTGAAGTACAAGTTTGAGGGTTCGCCTGGTGATTTGAGGAGGGTATTGCTGTTCCACAAGTCTCCTTCAAGAATGAAGCAGCCGAAGAAGAACCGTAGAAACCCTCGCGTGCGTCACGATAATGTCCAAGGTCCTCCTCGGACGTGGTTGTGCCCATGGCGGTGACGCGTCTTGCATGGCTGGAATTCTCAATGCTTTCCGTTGCAACGGATGACAACGGGGTGAGTATTTGGGCATGAGATATGCCCATGACGAGAGCATCCAACTCAACTTGGCTCTCTGTGTCTGATGTGCTTTCTGGCCATGCTCGTCTATTGCTGGCTCCATCTGGAATAGCGCCTGGGATTGGGCCATTCAACGCTGAAGCTTCTTCCAGCTGACGCTCCAGATAGCGGATCCGATCGTGGAGAGCTCTTGTGTaacttcagcttcttgtcaGTCAAAGTTGGGAACGAACTTGCTCACTGAGTTTGTGCTACTCACTCGTCGCTGCATTCTGTACGGGCATTCCCCGCCCTGTAGACGCACTGTTCAATTCCCAGCGCCCGACGTCGACATGTGGAGCAGATCGGCTTGATCCCGTCGCAGCGAGACTTGCGTTCCCGACAAGGGTCACATGCCAATGTCACTTTGCGGCGACGTTGACGCGATTGCTGCTCCGGCATATTGTATGTATGCAAGTCACTGATGTCGGAGATAGCGGAAAGGTCAAGTGTACAAGAATGCGCAGTTCGGGTGCCCTCCTTCTGATGATGGAGCTCAGCTCAGTTGGGGGGAAGAGAAGAGCGGAAGCTGGCCACTAACTCGTTCCGCACTTCACGGGGTCTGAGCAATTTGCAGATCCCGAGCTTGTGGGTCCATGACTCCATGAACTCTAATTTATGCAGGTGTCGGGATGGTTCCGTCTCAGCTAGGCTAGTGGAGTAAAAAAAAGCTTGTGACATTGCCCTCGATGATAAAAATATTAGGTAGTCGAGCCATCAGTTTAGCGGGATTTTGGATCGGTTGATTTTGGCAGCTAAGGTTGATGTTAGAAGATTTCTGGCTACCTGATGGCAGGGTGGATCGACAGGAGTGACAAGTGCGGTTGTAATAGAAGGAATGTACCCGACCTACCGCGGCCATCTTTGTTGTACGGAAACAACCCGACTCACACAGCTATGGCCTGGCCTTCACAAGACACAACATGTCTGAGCTGTCGTATGGGCCGACGACCTACCCCAtggggaaaagaaagacaagCACCAACATGTGATAACTATAAGAATAAGTCCCTGGCATGGGATTTTATTGATATCAGCCTGTCCCAATTGTGACATTCCAAACAACCCTCCCGCTTTCAACATGGCGTCAACGAAAGAAACACCTTCGACTTACAGCCAGTTTGCTTGCATTGGTGCTGGCTTTTCAGGCATTGCCCTCGGAGCCACGCTCAGACGGTGGTACGGCATCACCGACGTTCGACTTTTCGAACGGCACAGTGAGCTTGGTGGGACATGGTTCGCCAATAAATACCCAGGTATGTTGGTAATACGTCCCTAAACCAAGATCTGATCTAAACTTGCTGTAGGCGCTGCTTGCGATGTCCCAAGTGTCCTCTACAGCTACTCTTTCGAGCCTAACCCCAACTGGTCTCGAGTTCTACCTTCACAGCAGGAGCTTTGGAACTACCAGAAAGACGTCGCGGATAAGTACGATCTACCGTCAAAGATGACATTTGGTGTCGAAGTCCAACGTTGCCAATGGGTCGAACGGAATAAGAGATGGATGCTTGACATTTGTGACCGCAAGACGGGAGATGTCTTCCATCACGAGTGCAGGTTCCTCTTTGCGGGCTCTGGTATACTGGTCACCCCTCGAGAGATTGACATTCCTGGCTCCGAAAACTTCAAAGGATCCATATTTCACTCATCCCAGTGGAGGAGCGACGTCGatgtcaagggcaagaatgtcgtcgtcatcgGAAATGGCTGTACAGCTGCCCAAATTGTCCCATCAATAGTGGATAAGACAAAGCATCTGACCCAGATAATCCGTGCTAAACATTGGATGCTTCCGCCTATTGATGGAGTGTATACTGATTACATGAAGTCCATATTCAGCTATCTACCAGGCACCATGATGATACAACGGCTGCTCATATTCTTGACAGCCGAGATTGAGTTGAAGGCAGTTCCTATGACTACAACCGCTGCCAAGTTCCGTAAGAAGCGACGCGCTCATGCTGAGAAGTTCATGAGAGACACTGCCCCGGTCAAGTATCACGATCTTTTGATTCCAGATTTCGAGATTGGTTGCAAGAGACGAATCTATGACTCTGGATACCTGAAGTCTCTCCACTCCAAGAATCTGACCTTGACCAACGAACGATCGCTGAGAATTGTTGAGAATGGAATCGAGACTGATCGTGGCTTTGTTGAAGCCGATGTTATTGTGCTAGCTAACGGCTTTTCCACGAACACATTCCTCGAAggagttgaggttgttgggCGTGAGGAAACGTTGGCTCAGCACTGGGAGTCGTTTGGTGGAGCCGAAGCCTATAACTGCTCTGCTATGAGTGGCTTTCCAAACTTCTTCATGATTCTAGGTATGTACTTGCATGATGTTTGTTTACATAACTCTGACTGACTGCTGGCCAGGCCCCAATGCAACAACAGGTCACACTTCGGCTATCATGGCCATCGAGAACAGTGTCAACTTTGCATTGCGCATTCTCAAGCCCGTTCTTGGTAACCCCAATGGAgtcgttgagcttgacaGGGACGCTGAAGAGCGTTATGTCAATCGGATCCAGCATGATCTGTCCAAAACTGTTTGGAACTCAGGGTGCCAAAGCTGGTACATCCAGTCCCACTCGGAGAACAGCCGGGTATGGAATGCCATGCTTTATCCATATTCTCAAGGATTTCTTTGGTACAGGAGCTTGTTTCCCGTTTGGAGCGACTGGAAGATCACAGTGAGTCATGGTTACCCGACGTGGTATTTTTATAGAGGCTAACAGCATTTGCCAAGGGTCGTACTAATACCTGTAAATATGTACTTCGGCTCCTGTTAAAGACTTTGTCAGTTCTTACAGGAGGCTCAGCTGCTTCTGCTTGTTTGTATTTGCTGTGGAAGTCGCAGTGGAATGTTCAAGGGCTTTATATAGAAATTGCTACAGCTCTCCAGTCTATATACCTTAAATCTAAATATAGGTAATACAGCTTTATAGACAGAGCGCTGAAGC
Above is a window of Fusarium oxysporum Fo47 chromosome XII, complete sequence DNA encoding:
- a CDS encoding Alpha/Beta hydrolase protein — encoded protein: MTLPFSKWEKLKLALRLSYAAPLALTYIIRSILITRRRGLPSRFFLVCAVIKVALGFSPRQIQYLSLSTRETHKKWIQQRSKEAKKFGHQQYVTRLVYDREVLEDGKSSLLWIGDRKQAKKVVLFFHGGGFAAPMTTGHLDWCWRAYVLAGIEKGVEVAVVVLEYTLIPEARYPVQLRQAASGLAHLLHKGIQPQDIVIGGDSAGGQLTAQLLCHLLQPQPTIPEIVLTKPLAGAFLVSPWVAQSTDDASFRENSAIDMLPIPGIAAFTKELLGPDAKSAISAFPLDRDKSSLVGMASVLSQMYVTVGAHEVFRDQVIAFKDRVRLLNPDLNLRFQCYQNCAHDFIILEKQDGECTQDMKQWMVDLLATE
- a CDS encoding fungal-specific transcription factor domain-containing protein, with the protein product MPEQQSRQRRRKVTLACDPCRERKSRCDGIKPICSTCRRRALGIEQCVYRAGNARTECSDDYTRALHDRIRYLERQLEEASALNGPIPGAIPDGASNRRAWPESTSDTESQVELDALVMGISHAQILTPLSSVATESIENSSHARRVTAMGTTTSEEDLGHYRDAREGFYGSSSAASFLKETCGTAIPSSNHQANPQTCTSQPTPLFGDVDKFALPPRRLADHLVERYFERIYWIYPVFDKQAFEHGYNSLWLPSGQTACPGEYRNLGLGEDATTVAFFSSLNAIFALGCIFSNLSTAAKTKAYEVFFSRAKDKVNLELLDINDLSVVQTLVLVALVLQGTSFPDRCWNTTGLACRVAQGLGLHSLPPYNQQESRVQRIRRRTWHGCIVLDTLVSMTFGRPTMITNISTLVLPERTVHNFQNTEDIEQVKLQFQIETVRLSIILDSMLSTVYRPWQYKLPHDDHGAVSHTDSNGQSMDVFAELQGKLRVFELGLPSFLSWHEPIARETIPPHEFTVLAIQRNVLQSRFTYLQVMLYRPILSQLLALNTSRDASDDLHSSFKHDGARACVRSSIQLINLVHGTFRTETAEAWWWNSLYTCTASLVLMTCRLCPSLWATLDQSSVIEASNKCHSVLEVISSFSLSIRKSFNLLTKMHQTITGRQQVEDESTAYSQENQRHGLLDILLEGDLSLQNALTTCFPLDPDAIVFPYWEAANLGG